A window of Blautia argi genomic DNA:
TTTCCATTTTCTTTTTTATTCTGTATAGTACAGTCGGAGTTGGCGCTTCTGTGTGGTATGTGCGGAAAATAGAAGAAAAGTATATAGTATATAGCATAAAGGATAGATGTGATGCTGGAACTAATTAGACATCACAAAAATATATTCTTTTATACGCAGGGAAATTTTTTTCGTATACTTTATGATGTAAAAGGAAATATGTCTGAACAGAAAGAGAGAAAAGAACGAGCATGAACAGAAATTATCAAAAGGAACTGGAAAACATCATAGAAGAAAATCAGAAAAACGGGAAGGTTCCCAGACTCTTTCTCCATAGCTGTTGCGCGCCCTGCAGCAGCTATGTACTGGAATATCTGTCCCAGTATTTTGAAATTACAGACTTTTTTTATAATCCCAATATTTCCCCCAGAGAAGAGTACAAAAAACGCACAGAGGAATTAAAACGCCTTATAGAAGAAATGCCTTTTGTGCATAAGCCTGTGTTGGTGGAAGGGACTTATTGCCCGGAGAAATTTTTTGAAATGGCAAAGGGATTGGAACATGTTCCTGAGGGAGGAGAGCGGTGTTTTAAGTGCTACCGCATGCGTCTGGAGGAAACTGCAAAACTGGCAGCAGAAGGGGGATATGATTATTTTGCCACCACTTTGACCATCAGCCCTTTGAAAAATGCAGCAAAGCTAAATGAAATCGGAGAAGAGTTGGAAAAGCTTTACCATGTCAGACATCTCCCTTCTAATTTTAAGAAAAAAAACGGATATAAACGTTCTACAGAGTTATCCGGTGAATATCATCTTTACAGACAGGATTACTGCGGCTGCATTTTTTCCAGACAGGAAAGAGAACGACAAAAGCAGGAACAAAAGGAAAAACTCTTGCGTTCAACACTATAAAGTGGTAAAATTTCACATAGAATATTGTCAAAAAGGTCAGAGAAGAAAAAAGACTGGACAATATGGTGAAAAAGAGAGGAATGAGGAATTATTATGGCACAATTATGGGGAGGTCGGTTTACAAAAGAAACAGACCGTCTGGTGTATAATTTTAATGCGTCCCTGAGTTTTGACAAAAGGCTTTATAAACAGGACATTAAAGGCAGCATGGCGCATGCTTCCATGCTGGCAAAGCAGGGGATTCTCACAGAAAAAGAAAAGGAAGAAATCCTGTCCGGACTGCAGGAAATTCTGGTGGATATTGAAAACGGAAAGCTGGAATTTTCTCCGGAGTATGAAGATATTCACAGCTTTGTAGAGGCAAATCTCATTGCCAGAAAGGGAAATGCAGGGAAAAAACTCCACACAGGAAGAAGCCGCAATGACCAGGTGGCTCTTGACATGAAAATGTATGTAAGAGAGGAAATTCAGGAAACCGACGGTCTTTTAAAGGAACTTTTGGAAACCCTTCACAAACTGATGAAGGAGAATATACATACCTATATGCCGGGATTTACCCATTTACAGAAGGCACAGCCTGTGACCGTAGCTCATCATCTGGGCGCTTATTTTGAAATGTTCAAAAGAGATCGGAGCCGTTTAACGGATACCAAAAAGAGACTGAATTTGTGTCCCCTCGGAAGTGGAGCTTTGGCAGGTACCACATATCCATTGGACAGAGAATATACAGCCAGGGTTTTGGGCTTTGACGGTCCTACCTTAAATAGCATGGATTCTGTGGCTGACAGAGATTATCTGATTGAGTTTTTGTCGGATTTGTCTATGATTATGATGCATTTGAGCCGCTTCTGTGAAGAAATGATTCTTTGGAATTCCAATGAATATCAGTTTGTGGAGCTTGATGATGCATACAGCACAGGCAGCAGCATTATGCCTCAGAAGAA
This region includes:
- the argH gene encoding argininosuccinate lyase yields the protein MAQLWGGRFTKETDRLVYNFNASLSFDKRLYKQDIKGSMAHASMLAKQGILTEKEKEEILSGLQEILVDIENGKLEFSPEYEDIHSFVEANLIARKGNAGKKLHTGRSRNDQVALDMKMYVREEIQETDGLLKELLETLHKLMKENIHTYMPGFTHLQKAQPVTVAHHLGAYFEMFKRDRSRLTDTKKRLNLCPLGSGALAGTTYPLDREYTARVLGFDGPTLNSMDSVADRDYLIEFLSDLSMIMMHLSRFCEEMILWNSNEYQFVELDDAYSTGSSIMPQKKNPDIAELVRGKTGRVYGALVSLLTTMKGLPLAYNKDMQEDKELAFDAMDTAKGCIALFNGMISTLEFKKENMENSAKNGFTNATDAADYLVNRGVPFRDAHSIVGRLVLYCLEKNIALEEMSLEEYKAISPVFEEDIYEAISMKNCVEKRNTIGAPGSVAMETVLKQNEKYLEE
- a CDS encoding epoxyqueuosine reductase QueH: MNRNYQKELENIIEENQKNGKVPRLFLHSCCAPCSSYVLEYLSQYFEITDFFYNPNISPREEYKKRTEELKRLIEEMPFVHKPVLVEGTYCPEKFFEMAKGLEHVPEGGERCFKCYRMRLEETAKLAAEGGYDYFATTLTISPLKNAAKLNEIGEELEKLYHVRHLPSNFKKKNGYKRSTELSGEYHLYRQDYCGCIFSRQERERQKQEQKEKLLRSTL